TAATGCAAAAATGCATGCTTCAATATTCAACTCAACCCTTTCCCGCTTGCGTCAACTAACCTCCGCTGTGATCTTTCGTGACACGCTGTCGTCAATGCCATAATAGAAGGCATACAGTTTGGCGGTGTAGGGCGCTTCCAGCGTCACATAGTTGCCCTTGAGTGTCACATTCAGAGCTGTACCAGGCCAGAGTTTTGTATGCACGGACTTCGTTTCGGAGCGTTTCTCTACATATTTCAGTCCCCATTTGATTTCGGCTGGTACAACAGCATCTTTCTCGTAGACTTTTGTGGGTAATCCACGCGCCACGCCCTCGTGTGAGCCCCAGTACTGCACATGATCGAATTCATAAGTCATCACTGACTCTACTAGGATGTACATATCACCACGATTAGCCAACACGCTGGATGctagaattcagagagagagagagagagagagagagaagggAAATGAGATATCATCAATTTGAGAAATCTGTGAGAAACTGTTGCCCTTCAAGCTTTGCCTGCACTTCCCTTAACTAAACAAtcctaaaaaaaactttaagtcttactacatacagggtttgattgcaAAGTAATTAGCCttatttttaagcagttttattaaaccttttggcttatacaactaatattcttaaaaataggacccttgagcgtcaatacaccgctggtagcggtccttccagtGCAcaaggtcgggccgaacccggggcgacgcggtttttcaacCGAAGAAGGACTTCTTTGTCAAATTCCGCGTTTACaatgcttcctggaggtacaaattCACGAACCCGTTTCACATCTTCgcctgtttgcgtcgtcgaaggccttccagatcgctgttcgtcttcgacgtcctcccggccttccttgtacgacttgtgccaccgttttacctgggcactggacagagattggtccccgtaagccaccttgagtagcccaatggtttcggtactcgttttgtttagctttacgttAAATTTGTTCGAGTAAcattgctccaacgatcgctgcattttcgccactacaaaatcctaacacacttttaaaacagctttcacgcgcggagcgatgttgactgcaccgctgttgccagcgaactgggaccggtttctagtgaaaggggaaggtccaacaatcattttcccccaccagccgattcggttgatcgcttggcagacgctccgcgcgggaatgCTCATTACTTtccaatcaaaccctgtatatcccAAACCCGTTAACCCTCAAAGTAGTAATTGTGAGCACAATGCCGAATAACTCACCATGCATAGGTCTTTACCCAGGAATGTAAGAATACAAGACGAAATTCTAGATAAGATTTTGCAGGTAAACTAAGGCTATAGTGTCAGTGGGTAATAACGGAAAGGAGTATAgctaaaaaaagtgatttatagaaaaatatgtaaacgAGACTTTGCAATTACGTCAACTGAACAGCTGATACTGCCACAGTAACTGGAAGCCTAGAAGGGTACACCGATATACACAACCTTCTGTAATCTCTCAACCGGTCAACTCGAACTTAAGGATCTCAGCGGCGCGGCAGAATGGCAAATCTTCTCtatagaaaacaaaatgttttagttGAAGACTCATTACGCTTTCTAATTATGGCTACCTCTCGCATTTTATTCGGTTTGAGACTCAGAACAACTTTGTAGTTTCTCATTTGGACTTCCAACCCATTTTGGTAATAGTTAGATTTGGTTGAACCGGTTGTTCACtctgggacacactcaggctcatagcgcATAGTGATACCGCGTGGGGAACTTGACCGTATCTTTCCTAAAACCTACTTTACTTTCCaacaattttagaagatctTCGATTTCTACAGAActaagatcttccaactcattaaaggGTTGCCTACCTAAAATTatgagtctacgtctggatagagtagGACCATTCGGCCACGctgaagtttaaaaattagtacAACAACACTAGACCTATATTTAAATGCATCTATtgattttcagttatttttgcaCCTGGGTTCTTCAAATGCTCTGTATAATATGATACTAGGCTAACCAAGAAGTTAAAACgtctatttttttaacatcagaCGTGTCAATATCTGCGCCATCAGTTCCTTCAAGTTAAATCTAAACAAGAAATTGAGTTGAGCCAGGATGGagaaataaatttccattttgGCAGAATGGATTTATATGATCTCAGGAAGAACATGGTTCTGTGTGTAGAAGTCCAAGCAATTGGGGAAAGTCCCTGATTGTCATTCACTTGGGAGGGGCCAAGACGATTATTCTGCATacggtccaagcagctcacaacttcctaGCTTCGCCCAAGTATGCTTTGGGTAGCTCCCGAGCCTCCCTTTGAcggcgagctaatgtgagaaggcgaaacatccCAGGgtatctggttgtgcgctggctTTGGGatccgccacgtaaaaatccttCCCCAATCAAAACGACAACAAACAAGAAGGAAGAGCTTCAAAAATTCCTGTATTTTACTGAACCCATTTAAGACTTTGGAAGAGATAGTGAAATTCTACTTTTGTTCTTTTGAGTTAGTCCGAAATCCCCTCGGACGAtctatattgtatttttgtgtgTGCATCTTGTTCCTGTTCTACAAATGccgagacctacagtttcaaacagCCTACGAATTACAGAAGATTTtttggaggtttaccattgcctgccgagagccgACCTCTATTGGAAAAAGCTTTGCCGTCATTTTACGTTTCATGTCCGGGCTTTCAAACCCGTCCCTTCCGattgatagtcacgcaccaaaccttCGTCTATGGTGACTCCGATACTTCAGAGTTTAATCAAATTTGTCGTCATTCTCGTAAAGATCCGGCAAACATCACTGCAACAGCTCCTTAAAGTTTGAACTCATGTTTCTTCGACTACGTGTATGGGCTCTTGAGCAGTCTACTGGCGAAAAACCCCTGCTTTGCGACCTTGCATCAAAATCTATTTATTAAATTCCTATATATAGTCCAATTATATGGGATTCGTAGTCCGAAAAGGGCATTCTCATGAATATCTGGTAAAGAATGCCAACGTATTCCTCAATTTCAGGTAGTTTACTGGGCGAGAGAAAGATCTGCACACCTCTGCCATGTGGCCAGGTTAGAAAGGATTGAAGTTTTTGATTGTGAAGGGCGATCGCATTGGAGGTACTTTCTTCAATAGGGTTTTTGTGATAGATCACGGGTGACTAGTGTCAATTACCATTTAATAATCGTTCAATTATGATACGAAAATCAacgctctgtgaaaaatgttcaggccaacttatggtaaTCAGCGAAGAGGCCCATTGTTGGCtcaatggctacgtcaataagcaaagttATCGTATTTGGGCAGAAGAACAACCCGACGACATTTAAGAACAGCCACTACATCCATTGAaagcaaccgtttggtgcggcctatgggctggaagaatcctcggtccatatttcttcaaagacgaatgaagtgaatggcgaacggTATCACGCCAcgataaacaactttttgatgccggaaattgaagcccgtgatctccccaacatttggtttcaacaaaatGACGCtatttgccatacagcccgtgaaacaatgaatttactcgtcgtttcggtgagcagtcgatctctcgtctcggaccagtggattggtcacCAAGACCATCATATATCACggctttggacttttatttgtgagggTAAGTAAAGTCTTAATGATTTTGTGGATAAAGCAGCTCgactgaggcattggaagccaacattactaaagttattcacgagataccgaccgaagtcctccagcgagtcattcaaaattggagtTTACGGATGGCTGGATTACGGCGCGGTTGAGAACAACATTTGAAAAGGATAtcactttaaataataaatatcatgaatggttctacataaaataataaagttttctcaatcaatttgaattctcatttttttatttaatttaaaatccgatgcctCAAATTGATCACCATTTAAATATCCTAGGGAGAGTAGAGGTCCCGAGGGAAGCGGGATTCTTTCCTAAACACATTTTGATGAATTTATTGTGCCTTGTGGCATAAAAGTTCAACTGAATTAAAGGTTTTTCCaacaggtattttttttaacaagtattattttgaatagcccgctatttcggtagatgtcacttttgaaggcgctattttttgatatttgacaagtagattACGCCATtattaaaaatggaacgataaatgcttcaacaacgcattgaaatggtgaaaatttggcagagactgttcgtaaaactcgaacatttttgggtaatcgtgaagcaccttgtcggacggCAATACAGAAATCGGTacaaaaattcgagctgttgcgacaagttagtgatgtgaagaataaaacccgtgcgcgtcgctcaagaacagccgaaaatattgctgttgtagccgaaagtgttgaagaaaacccaggtttgtccattcctcgtcgttctttggaattaggcattccacaaatatcatcacaccgtattttgcataaaaatttggatcttaaggcttataaagtccagttaacacaagaacacaagccggccgatcatcaacaacgtcgtgtctttgttGATTggatcgttgaaatgcatgaaaattatccggaattccatcgaagaATCGTCTTGAGTAATGGGCGGAAATGggcacctcggtggcttcgtcaacaagcaaaattgtcggatctgggactcagaaaatcaaagagttattgttgaaaagcttctctatcctcaacgtgtaaCTGTTTGGTGCGTATTAATCTCAAATCTTTTTAAGGgtggagcctggtttataaggtcaaaaaaatcaattttttttttcgttttaagcgattcctaatatatttcagaatattcacacaaagttacagagactaattctcaatatttccgtagatacaaagccaaaggtaggcgagcgttaggtagttacgctgtgaccggacagctatagtacaaactttatcttcttttctcgacttttcatttttatgatttctttgaattggcgtacatgaatgaaaaaaactaatgaaccttttgaaatgaaacacagcttgttcccttcagtattaaattctcttctatttgaactaacaaaatagataaaaaaaaatttttcaagatatttataccaagttgaagtgaatttttttttatactcgtagaaaggcatttttttctttaaaacctccaaaaagttgaaatttaggAATtcctctcagttttcttagttcatctagaataaaaaatcgtgataattagaaatccatgtgaattttttgctttagataataattacgagctgtatcttgtacgccagttggaaactccagcgttgcagcgctctactaatttctatgttaaacatttttttcaacttattttaactagtaaaaaaatttaaaagtttaaaaattttttatacgttttaaatgttcattaaaagatagaaaaaagctaaattaattttttccttaaaaaaaaatcgtaaagagatgcaatttttagacctcataaaccaggctccccccttaaatatgAATCGGTCCATACCCGCCTCCTACATTATTTAGAAGAACTACTTATTCCCTTCACAAACTATTATTTTGCCCACACGACTAGCATTAAGAGCACAACTAACctgaaaacataataaaataacaaacgaCATACTAAGCAAAATTAGCCCTAAGCTCTTTATGACTTCCCTTTCATTGAATTAAAACGAGAGAtggcatttttttaagaattaaacaACATCtccttgccacacagcgaaatTACTTCAGCAACTCACTTGAGTACGCTCCCCCTCCATTGCACTTACCCAAATCAGTAATGTTTTCGCGCATATCCAAACGTATACTGTCCAACTTAATGTCTCTCAGCTCATAACGGAACGGTTCGGTCTCCACCAACACTTCACCCTCATCAAACTCTCTGTCGGTACCATTCTCAATCACCTTAATTTTGCCCAAACCCAAAGGATCCAAACGACCCAAGTTGTAATCGGCACCACGATGCTCAGTGCCGCTCTCACCCATTGGCGGTGCCTTGTGTCGTCCAATGTAGTCATCCTCACCAATGCGTATGGCACCAATAGGGATGCCAGCATTGAATTTGCGCCAATGCTTCCACATAATCTTGCCAAGGTGTCCCTTATTCACCAACACATCGAACTGCTCGTATTTGCCATGTTTATAGTGTGCCGCCACGCAAACATGCGATTGTAGTATCTTCTCCGTATGGCCGCTTGTGGTGATGCCCTCGATGGCCACACGACACACATAGATCGGATAGTGTTCGTCGTTGGTAATGTATTTACCGCCTTCGACTGCAAATTTCAGTTGCTTCGGATCCTTGGGGTCGTACGTCTCCCAGACTAAAGTGCTGGAGGTGACCAATTGGCCCAGCTGTGTGGAGGCATTTGTGTATGTCAGCACCGGATGCACGGAAGCACTGGCCGGTGCAAACAAATGCAGCAACCCAAATGTGACCGCTATTAGTAACGGATTGCGTGTATAATAGCAAGATGTTGAAGGGTGTTGTTGCATTTTATGTTTCTGGTTCGATAGTTGGTTGCTTCGCCTGCTGTTTGTCAACATTTTGAAGTATCCTTTGGTGTGTTGCAAGTGAATACTCAAGTAATGGTGATTCTAGTTGAGCGGAAGTTGGATGGACACTGCAATTCAATTtactttgttattattgtattcTACGCTTTTGATTGACTGCTTGATTGTTGAAAGCTACAAAAAGAATGAGAAAAGTAGAAggagagaaagaaagagagagagaaaaaaaatgttgattattaGTTGCACAAAGGATGGGGCACTTAACTAAAAGTTGTTTAtgggtatgtatatatatttaagtaaatctGTACATTTGCTACCGTTATGTATcgatagcatacatacaaattatgTGTGGGTGTGGTTAAAATAGATTTTCAGCCTTTTATATGCATACGCATCCATATTCCCTTGCATGCCCCACTTCCTGTTGTTTTAAATGTATGTTcatatgtccatatgtatgtttgtgtggcTATAAGTGGTCACTTAACGACAGCCATAGAAATGATTTGGTTATGCTAGCGTTAATGGGCTTTTAtcagtttggtttaattgattttattttacgtcATTAAGTTGGAAATCGATACGTTTAAGCAATTAAAATAAGAATCTGAAGGCAAAGACATACTTTTCACACatgatttaattaatttgcataCAACGCTAAACGTAATATAGAGAGTCATCCAAAAGtgactgttttcgcattttcacggatggctctaggaccgagcacggctccgggTCTgcggtctacgtggaatccagcgggacaaaactgcactttgctcttggaatgcatgcatctgtgtttgaagtggaggtgtatgctgttcaagaagcgatgaactttgttgtggaaaaacgatggagaggcagatctatatgtgtctgtagCGACAACCAAGCTGCCCTCATGGCCTTAGAGAGCGCCCCAACCatatcaggggtagtcgagtcctgtaaattcaggctgaactatgtcggtacaCATAATAGCCTGAAGCTAACAGGTTTCCCggaacacgtgggtatcgtgggtaacgagacctctgactctttaggTAGGATAGGcatgaggccaacttctttggctcgGAGCCCGTACTTGCACTCCCTTTttcagccatcaaagccacggttagcaaatgagttacttcaacccacaagtggcaggctgagagaggctgcagatgaactaaactgatgttacctatcATGTCCGACCgtcgcaaatcctcctgtcattaaacaGAAGGGACTGCCGACAGCTGGTGAGACtgatgatgggccactttctgtggttgaagcacatggaaaaggtaggcatctcagacagtttactctgcccagcttggggagaggaggatgagacggcggacgactttctgtgcgtctgccccgccttcgctcgaatcaggcttgaggtctttggcactgatgcgtTACGAAGTGACCTCCTTGGCTCCTTgccaccacaagatctactcagatttcttcagaggtcgggtagatttaaagagaaTTAAAAAGAGAACGGGAAAAGGGAAatttaaaagggaatccgagtgcagtacaatggacttcattgtgtctgagtgctgtacttgctagttttcccgacaaaaagaaaaaaaagacagATATCCCATTCtgcacgatagaacaacgcgttaaaattatcaaaatttattatgaaaattgccGATTTTTAAAACCCACATATggcaaaattcgtaatttttttggccaaaatAGTCGACCGAaggagtcgacaattcaaagtttggtgaaaaaatttcatgaaactgaaattgttgctgaacaaccttcatcATCgataattacaacaacaaaaatttgagaTTCACGAATCGACTGCTTGCCGGATTCTACCTGTAAAAGTTGTGCTCATAGTGGACTTTTAAATGATGtcgtcaaaacatttttttttagattgctAGTTTttatttgaggtttgcacttcgagtACCAGAGAACTGCAGCGGTGTAATGCTACTGCTTACACACCGCTTCAATACTCTGTTTCAACTCACTACTCATACTCAAACGGCAAGTGATTTGAGCTGAAGCATTCCTTTCCATGACGGTGTGTGTGCTGATCAAtaccgctattaccgcgattgttgAGTGTATGAATATCTCGTATACTCGGGTGTTAGATTTGAAAGCAATCGTATATTCAACTTCGGCTAAGCGGTGTGATGTGTGAAATCTGTCAAATGAGGAAAACACCGCAAACACCGCGTCGTCATCCCTTGCAAATAGTGAGATTGTCTGCAGTATAATTCATAGCAGCGCacgaaaaaaaggatttttatacatatgtagcagtattttgaaatgaaaagttttttctttattgaagcagtgatattatattattgcatattactattaattatgacagaaaataaaatgaactttaaaataaaaattgaaaaccaaattcattctcttacaaattacttatcgtacaaacacaaataataatttttcttttaacttactTCTAAAGATACTTATGTATaaagatataaagaaattttctcagcaataaaattttaattctccgtcattataaatcttttaaaaataaacatataattacatgcacacattaatatacatacatatctgcaaGTAGAGTGATTCGTGCCCTTTGTTAATGCACTGCCGACgaaaacaaagataaaaaaacataaataagaaaGTGGACTCCTTCGAGTGCTAATCATTTATGTATTGAGTGAACGCGCGAtggcatagatattttttagcggTACTCTTTTGCTTGTGTCTTATGATCTATTTGTGCAGGCGGTGCTTTCAGTATTTTTGTCATTCGGTAGCGGTCATATGCAGCACCGCATAGCCGAAGTGATCGCACAAGCGGTAGTTATAAACGAAGCAAAGACTGAACAAAGAAAGACTCGGATGTACAAACGATATACATAGAACATTTACTGCTCTGTTGCGGTTCTGCTCAGCGCAAACACCGCTTAGTTTGCGTTGGTCGTACATATTGATACCGCTTTTTTTGTGAGTGGATCGCAAGTCAGAAAAATACCACCgcttgcagttctctgcacaGTACCTCACCCAAAACCACTTCCCTTAAACTTAAGCTAGAGCTGGGTTGAGTTGAGCTCATATGCCTTTTCTCTGTATAGCGCTGAACTCAAAGAGAAGCAGCTGACAGAGACTCGTCGCAGAAGCAACACGAGTCAGTGGACTATATGCCAATCCTGTGCAGATGGGTGTGTAATCTGCAATGGTCTATGAAATGCCCACCATTTCAGGGACGGTTATGAGTTGCCTAAACCTCCCTTGATTATTTCACCTCATTAGGATTTCGCTTAAGTAGCCTCATTACTTGATGCCAGTTAAACTCTCTTTGCCTTAGCTTCTACTTGATGGTGTATTGTTTCACAGGAAGGAAGCGCTCGGGTCCTATTAGTAACAAGGCCACAGTCTTACTTGCCTATGCGTCCACTACTTCGTTTCCAGTTATTATTATCCAAATGCGATTGTGCCTCCCTAACAAACTCAGTTTCTCGATATACTCAAGGACGAGTGAGGCATT
The sequence above is drawn from the Anastrepha obliqua isolate idAnaObli1 chromosome 4, idAnaObli1_1.0, whole genome shotgun sequence genome and encodes:
- the LOC129243665 gene encoding protein unzipped is translated as MLTNSRRSNQLSNQKHKMQQHPSTSCYYTRNPLLIAVTFGLLHLFAPASASVHPVLTYTNASTQLGQLVTSSTLVWETYDPKDPKQLKFAVEGGKYITNDEHYPIYVCRVAIEGITTSGHTEKILQSHVCVAAHYKHGKYEQFDVLVNKGHLGKIMWKHWRKFNAGIPIGAIRIGEDDYIGRHKAPPMGESGTEHRGADYNLGRLDPLGLGKIKVIENGTDREFDEGEVLVETEPFRYELRDIKLDSIRLDMRENITDLASSVLANRGDMYILVESVMTYEFDHVQYWGSHEGVARGLPTKVYEKDAVVPAEIKWGLKYVEKRSETKSVHTKLWPGTALNVTLKGNYVTLEAPYTAKLYAFYYGIDDSVSRKITAEVRKSYLKDVKLHFSPVYWIENGTIVPTTTTTSTTSTSTTTNPTTTSHEPVPMHEPPVVQLKDVGVTHSGPDSLEKSLHDSPSSNEIPSDVPENLAAEQQKPSLAGIAATGSGQQIQQQKYTLMTTLSAVTLWGLMTMRRI